One part of the Astatotilapia calliptera chromosome 9, fAstCal1.2, whole genome shotgun sequence genome encodes these proteins:
- the znf438 gene encoding zinc finger protein 438 isoform X1: MYNSFRRTCSSLGVSSAPKLVVTADHQMKSLQFRSIAPKAPAVVPSPSPAVQSCQPSSALPEATTASSPKSIIVPTQNYALMQIAGQDGTFSLVALPPSVSSQSPQHQKNLKLPIPRYQPMRSKGTTDKVKSPPLPARVKTASRVSDSAQTKSVGCGASTAIKKNLQETKHTKETLVPKEEPSEQLILIDPASSDISVTALLPDNAVLYPGSQLERVPDGSERPTTTGLIQNLQYPPASIKSSQSKSPEDNKTTVRVCQSKLAAAQTQGSITVLSPAIFSKAVQIIPSPPKGKLPILPYSKMKSTLIPAAKLNNLSPEKKSLPGLKGLTSPLDSTSKSHETAETLSHNRVPYSSLEPQAQPTLLPVVGTLQKPPGKKRGRKRKTMEDILAFEARKKRSLSFFRRRVPEKQPAVVPGSKQKEVDISKKYRSIRPKPMLVMETVPQLVSLPAITPDGQEQELILGHQLPTSTTTKALDCPPQPTPVTLHLRGGSHPRVFIGSRPPHRCPTCSRCFKFKHHLQSHMNSHANNRPHICPVCRKTYAHSSSLSTHKKLHHSEVRPRRSLSCEFCEKAFGYVGVYFSHLREVHKVVLTVEPSVSHHEEDVLVEGGSLPEPSDEQDCEDPVELQIKCGRCQAITPTFADMKMHLRYVHGEEVHIQLCEGQPPRGGREAENELVKHAAHYWRQLNEKRNLVKCGSCDEEFFSFSKLKKHIMSHHRGREGDDSGVLPSPESSGGLGILATGAVFNCVLCSEVLDTKELVMEHWRCHHHCERPSLLWDALSSYSGQEEGEADRDLETPAPSPR; encoded by the exons ATGTACAACTCCTTTAGGCGGACCTGCAGCTCCCTTGGTGTTTCCTCTGCTCCAAAG TTGGTAGTGACTGCAGACCATCAGATGAAGAGCCTTCAGTTTCGGAGCATTGCCCCCAAGGCCCCGGCTGTGGTGCCCTCTCCTTCCCCTGCGGTCCAGTCCTGTCAGCCCTCATCTGCTCTGCCTGAGGCTACCACTGCCTCAAGCCCCAAGTCCATCATTGTGCCCACCCAAAACTATGCACTCATGCAAATAGCAGGTCAAGATGGCACATTCTCCCTGGTGGCGCTCCCACCTTCTGTTTCTTCTCAGTCGCCGCAGCATCAGAAGAACCTTAAACTACCCATTCCCAGATACCAGCCAATGAGGAGCAAGGGGACCACAGATAAGGTCAAATCTCCTCCACTACCTGCCAGGGTGAAAACAGCCTCCAGAGTTTCTGACTCAGCACAGACCAAATCAGTGGGTTGTGGAGCATCAACAGCTATTAAGAAGAATCTACAAGAGACCAAGCACACAAAGGAAACCCTTGTGCCCAAAGAAGAGCCTTCAGAGCAGCTAATTCTAATAGACCCAGCCTCCTCTGACATCTCTGTTACTGCTCTTCTACCAGATAATGCTGTCCTCTACCCGGGTTCTCAGTTGGAGCGAGTACCAGATGGCTCAGAACGACCTACCACCACTGGTCTCATTCAGAACCTGCAGTACCCCCCTGCTTCCATCAAAAGCTCCCAAAGCAAATCACCGGAGGACAATAAGACTACAGTGAGAGTGTGCCAATCTAAGCTGGCTGCAGCCCAGACCCAGGGCAGTATCACTGTCCTTTCTCCAGCTATCTTCAGTAAAGCAGTCCAGATTATCCCATCCCCACCTAAGGGGAAATTACCCATTTTGCCCTACTCTAAAATGAAGAGCACCCTCATCCCAGCTGCCAAGCTCAATAATTTATCtccagaaaagaaaagtttaccTGGCCTGAAAGGACTCACCAGCCCTTTAGATTCTACATCCAAGTCCCACGAGACAGCTGAAACCTTGAGTCACAACCGGGTGCCTTACTCCAGTCTAGAGCCTCAGGCCCAGCCCACATTATTGCCTGTTGTAGGAACACTCCAGAAGCCACCTGGCAAGAAGAGAggaaggaagagaaaaacaatGGAAGACATCTTAGCTTTTGAAGCCCGCAAGAAAAGGTCTTTATCCTTCTTCCGTAGAAGGGTCCCGGAGAAACAGCCGGCAGTTGTTCCAGGATCCAAACAAAAGGAAGTTGATATTTCAAAAAAATACCGCAGCATTCGACCCAAGCCCATGTTGGTGATGGAGACAGTTCCCCAGTTGGTTAGTCTGCCTGCTATTACGCCAGATGGCCAAGAACAGGAGCTCATACTTGGTCATCAGCTCCCCACCTCTACCACAACAAAAGCATTGGACTGTCCACCTCAGCCAACCCCGGTAACCCTCCACCTCAGAGGAGGCTCCCATCCTAGAGTGTTCATAGGAAGCCGACCGCCCCACCGCTGCCCCACCTGCAGCCGCTGCTTCAAATTCAAGCATCACCTTCAGAGCCACATGAACAGTCACGCCAACAATCGGCCGCACATCTGCCCCGTCTGCCGCAAGACGTACGCTCACTCAAGCAGCCTGAGCACCCACAAGAAGCTTCATCACTCTGAGGTACGGCCACGTCGTTCTCTATCCTGCGAGTTCTGCGAAAAGGCCTTTGGATATGTTGGGGTATACTTCAGTCATCTGAGAGAGGTCCATAAGGTGGTGCTAACCGTGGAGCCGTCAGTCAGTCATCACGAGGAAGACGTGCTTGTAGAGGG GGGCAGCTTGCCGGAACCATCAGATGAACAGGATTGTGAAGATCCTGTGGAGCTGCAGATCAAATGTGGCCGCTGTCAGGCAATCACTCCCACCTTTGCAGACATGAAGATGCATTTGCGATATGTGCACGGGGAGGAGGTCCACATTCAACTCTGTGAGGGCCAACCCCCACGGGGAGGCCGTGAGGCTGAGAACGAACTGGTAAAGCACGCTGCCCACTACTGGCGACAGTTAAATGAGAAGCGCAATCTGGTCAAGTGTGGAAGCTGCGACGAagaattcttttctttctccaagCTTAAGAAGCACATCATGTCCCACCACCGAGGAAGGGAAGGAGATGACAGTGGGGTCCTCCCATCACCAGAAAGCAGCGGAGGCCTCGGCATTCTTGCCACAGGTGCAGTTTTTAACTGTGTGCTTTGCAGTGAGGTGCTAGACACTAAAGAGCTGGTCATGGAGCACTGGAGGTGTCACCACCACTGTGAGCGTCCGAGCCTGCTGTGGGATGCCCTGAGCTCATACTCTGGCCAGGAAGAGGGCGAGGCCGACCGGGATCTGGAAACTCCCGCACCAAGCCCGCGTTAG
- the znf438 gene encoding zinc finger protein 438 isoform X2, with amino-acid sequence MKSLQFRSIAPKAPAVVPSPSPAVQSCQPSSALPEATTASSPKSIIVPTQNYALMQIAGQDGTFSLVALPPSVSSQSPQHQKNLKLPIPRYQPMRSKGTTDKVKSPPLPARVKTASRVSDSAQTKSVGCGASTAIKKNLQETKHTKETLVPKEEPSEQLILIDPASSDISVTALLPDNAVLYPGSQLERVPDGSERPTTTGLIQNLQYPPASIKSSQSKSPEDNKTTVRVCQSKLAAAQTQGSITVLSPAIFSKAVQIIPSPPKGKLPILPYSKMKSTLIPAAKLNNLSPEKKSLPGLKGLTSPLDSTSKSHETAETLSHNRVPYSSLEPQAQPTLLPVVGTLQKPPGKKRGRKRKTMEDILAFEARKKRSLSFFRRRVPEKQPAVVPGSKQKEVDISKKYRSIRPKPMLVMETVPQLVSLPAITPDGQEQELILGHQLPTSTTTKALDCPPQPTPVTLHLRGGSHPRVFIGSRPPHRCPTCSRCFKFKHHLQSHMNSHANNRPHICPVCRKTYAHSSSLSTHKKLHHSEVRPRRSLSCEFCEKAFGYVGVYFSHLREVHKVVLTVEPSVSHHEEDVLVEGGSLPEPSDEQDCEDPVELQIKCGRCQAITPTFADMKMHLRYVHGEEVHIQLCEGQPPRGGREAENELVKHAAHYWRQLNEKRNLVKCGSCDEEFFSFSKLKKHIMSHHRGREGDDSGVLPSPESSGGLGILATGAVFNCVLCSEVLDTKELVMEHWRCHHHCERPSLLWDALSSYSGQEEGEADRDLETPAPSPR; translated from the exons ATGAAGAGCCTTCAGTTTCGGAGCATTGCCCCCAAGGCCCCGGCTGTGGTGCCCTCTCCTTCCCCTGCGGTCCAGTCCTGTCAGCCCTCATCTGCTCTGCCTGAGGCTACCACTGCCTCAAGCCCCAAGTCCATCATTGTGCCCACCCAAAACTATGCACTCATGCAAATAGCAGGTCAAGATGGCACATTCTCCCTGGTGGCGCTCCCACCTTCTGTTTCTTCTCAGTCGCCGCAGCATCAGAAGAACCTTAAACTACCCATTCCCAGATACCAGCCAATGAGGAGCAAGGGGACCACAGATAAGGTCAAATCTCCTCCACTACCTGCCAGGGTGAAAACAGCCTCCAGAGTTTCTGACTCAGCACAGACCAAATCAGTGGGTTGTGGAGCATCAACAGCTATTAAGAAGAATCTACAAGAGACCAAGCACACAAAGGAAACCCTTGTGCCCAAAGAAGAGCCTTCAGAGCAGCTAATTCTAATAGACCCAGCCTCCTCTGACATCTCTGTTACTGCTCTTCTACCAGATAATGCTGTCCTCTACCCGGGTTCTCAGTTGGAGCGAGTACCAGATGGCTCAGAACGACCTACCACCACTGGTCTCATTCAGAACCTGCAGTACCCCCCTGCTTCCATCAAAAGCTCCCAAAGCAAATCACCGGAGGACAATAAGACTACAGTGAGAGTGTGCCAATCTAAGCTGGCTGCAGCCCAGACCCAGGGCAGTATCACTGTCCTTTCTCCAGCTATCTTCAGTAAAGCAGTCCAGATTATCCCATCCCCACCTAAGGGGAAATTACCCATTTTGCCCTACTCTAAAATGAAGAGCACCCTCATCCCAGCTGCCAAGCTCAATAATTTATCtccagaaaagaaaagtttaccTGGCCTGAAAGGACTCACCAGCCCTTTAGATTCTACATCCAAGTCCCACGAGACAGCTGAAACCTTGAGTCACAACCGGGTGCCTTACTCCAGTCTAGAGCCTCAGGCCCAGCCCACATTATTGCCTGTTGTAGGAACACTCCAGAAGCCACCTGGCAAGAAGAGAggaaggaagagaaaaacaatGGAAGACATCTTAGCTTTTGAAGCCCGCAAGAAAAGGTCTTTATCCTTCTTCCGTAGAAGGGTCCCGGAGAAACAGCCGGCAGTTGTTCCAGGATCCAAACAAAAGGAAGTTGATATTTCAAAAAAATACCGCAGCATTCGACCCAAGCCCATGTTGGTGATGGAGACAGTTCCCCAGTTGGTTAGTCTGCCTGCTATTACGCCAGATGGCCAAGAACAGGAGCTCATACTTGGTCATCAGCTCCCCACCTCTACCACAACAAAAGCATTGGACTGTCCACCTCAGCCAACCCCGGTAACCCTCCACCTCAGAGGAGGCTCCCATCCTAGAGTGTTCATAGGAAGCCGACCGCCCCACCGCTGCCCCACCTGCAGCCGCTGCTTCAAATTCAAGCATCACCTTCAGAGCCACATGAACAGTCACGCCAACAATCGGCCGCACATCTGCCCCGTCTGCCGCAAGACGTACGCTCACTCAAGCAGCCTGAGCACCCACAAGAAGCTTCATCACTCTGAGGTACGGCCACGTCGTTCTCTATCCTGCGAGTTCTGCGAAAAGGCCTTTGGATATGTTGGGGTATACTTCAGTCATCTGAGAGAGGTCCATAAGGTGGTGCTAACCGTGGAGCCGTCAGTCAGTCATCACGAGGAAGACGTGCTTGTAGAGGG GGGCAGCTTGCCGGAACCATCAGATGAACAGGATTGTGAAGATCCTGTGGAGCTGCAGATCAAATGTGGCCGCTGTCAGGCAATCACTCCCACCTTTGCAGACATGAAGATGCATTTGCGATATGTGCACGGGGAGGAGGTCCACATTCAACTCTGTGAGGGCCAACCCCCACGGGGAGGCCGTGAGGCTGAGAACGAACTGGTAAAGCACGCTGCCCACTACTGGCGACAGTTAAATGAGAAGCGCAATCTGGTCAAGTGTGGAAGCTGCGACGAagaattcttttctttctccaagCTTAAGAAGCACATCATGTCCCACCACCGAGGAAGGGAAGGAGATGACAGTGGGGTCCTCCCATCACCAGAAAGCAGCGGAGGCCTCGGCATTCTTGCCACAGGTGCAGTTTTTAACTGTGTGCTTTGCAGTGAGGTGCTAGACACTAAAGAGCTGGTCATGGAGCACTGGAGGTGTCACCACCACTGTGAGCGTCCGAGCCTGCTGTGGGATGCCCTGAGCTCATACTCTGGCCAGGAAGAGGGCGAGGCCGACCGGGATCTGGAAACTCCCGCACCAAGCCCGCGTTAG